In Vigna unguiculata cultivar IT97K-499-35 chromosome 3, ASM411807v1, whole genome shotgun sequence, a single genomic region encodes these proteins:
- the LOC114175371 gene encoding uncharacterized protein LOC114175371 — protein MKKRRVVECNEDDYISKLPNSILCNILSSLKVREGVRTSTLSSIWEHIYANPTNLVLDGDNILKKDHLASNAWRYQSAEQRFEFNRDRTLAFVKNVNKYLSNVEHVEKIYRLSVCFTFGNGSTDLDEWIRFALKKKVEEIDLCLSEEENHLTAPNDASLHVFPCDIVGNNEGASEGASGFKSFLKCLRLAHCVLAPHMSYNHGFSTLTTLDLFRVDLKSEVHLQFLLSSCSNVEWLGLCECYNMETLRIEDPFCEKLKYLNVSLCQQLKKLVLHSNSLESLEYKGREVEFVFDAPRLTTFYSPVSDTAACHKKLWPILKLPTVLPQMETLILQCSCFMGEVMKNRLPALTFPWLRHLEVIKVATVRQDLGWVAIILKTCPVLRTLELHLRTYCCIDDEVSESEWPEEFSHEHLKEVVITGVRGHSSEIEIAIYLLRIASALEKMTIDPSAKVYLGKGKWGHEDILEDWRNKGREKVHKHLNQEANSSAVELLIK, from the exons atgaagaaacGAAGGGTAGTTGAGTGTAACGAAGATGATTATATCAGTAAACTTCCCAATAGCATTTTGTGCAACATTTTGTCATCTCTCAAAGTGAGGGAAGGTGTGAGGACCAGTACTCTCTCATCCATATGGGAACACATTTATGCTAATCCAACAAACCTCGTTTTGGATGGAGACAATATACTAAAGAAAGATCACTTGGCCAGCAACGCTTGGCGCTACCAAAGCGCGGAACAAAGGTTCGAATTCAACAGGGACAGAACCTTAGCCTTTGTTAAGAATGTCAACAAGTACTTGTCAAACGTTGAACATGTTGAAAAGATTTACAGGTTAAGTGTTTGCTTCACATTTGGCAATGGCTCAACTGATCTTGATGAGTGGATTCGTTTTGCCCTCAAGAAAAAAGTGGAGGAGATTGATCTTTGCTTGTCGGAAGAAGAGAATCACCTCACTGCTCCAAATGATGCTTCCCTCCATGTCTTTCCCTGTGATATTGTTGGCAACAACGAGGGTGCAAGTGAAGGAGCAAGTGGGTTCAAGTCATTTCTGAAGTGTCTCCGCTTGGCGCATTGTGTTCTTGCCCCCCACATGTCATACAACCATGGTTTCAGCACACTCACAACACTGGACCTCTTCCGAGTGGACCTGAAATCTGAGGTGCATCTCCAGTTTTTGTTGTCTAGCTGCagcaatgttgaatggttgggGTTGTGTGAGTGTTACAACATGGAAACCCTGAGAATAGAGGACCCCTTTTGCGAGAAACTGAAGTACCTGAACGTGAGTCTTTGCCAACAGTTGAAGAAACTCGTGCTCCACAGCAACAGTTTGGAGAGCTTGGAATACAAGGGAAGAGAAGTTGAGTTTGTGTTTGATGCGCCCAGACTTACAACTTTCTACAGTCCTGTGAGTGACACTGCTGCTTGTCATAAGAAGCTTTGGCCAATCCTCAAACTCCCCACTGTTCTACCCCAGATGGAAACTTTGATCCTGCAGTGCAGTTGTTTCATG GGTGAGGTCATGAAAAACAGATTGCCTGCATTAACATTTCCATGGCTGAGGCATCTTGAAGTTATTAAAGTGGCTACAGTTCGACAGGATCTGGGGTGGGTAGCCATAATTCTCAAGACATGCCCTGTACTCCGAACACTAGAGTTACAC TTAAGGACTTATTGCTGTATTGATGATGAGGTAAGCGAGAGTGAATGGCCTGAGGAATTCTCACATGAACATCTGAAGGAAGTGGTGATAACTGGTGTTAGAGGACACTcaagtgaaattgaaattgcTATTTATCTGCTGAGGATTGCATCTGCGCTGGAGAAGATGACCATAGACCCAAGTGCAAAAGTTTACCTTGGGAAGGGTAAATGGGGTCACGAAGATATTTTGGAGGATTGGAGAAACAAGGGCAGGGAGAAGGTTCACAAACATCTAAATCAAGAAGCTAATTCTTCAGCAGTGGAACTGCTCATAAAGTAA